In the Rhododendron vialii isolate Sample 1 chromosome 2a, ASM3025357v1 genome, aatatttattatccaatgggcaaaGGTTAGAAGTATAGTCTAGGATTCCTTAGAAATATAATAATGTCTATGaggtacatatatctatatttaaatatataggTGTATTTAAcaaatctaggaaaaataacTTATAAGGTACATGTACCtatatataaggttatttgtgtacctaggaaatctagtaaaataccttataaggtacatatatctatatataaccatatatgtgtacgtgaaaaatctaggaaattgaCTTTGGTGAAAAATCTAAATTTATGGCTACAAGTCTAGGtttgtccaagggataaaagttttcctaatatttattatccaatgggtaggaGATAAATGTGATAAGTATGGCCTAGGAGATAAAAGtttcccatatatatatacacacacctatgtatatgtatatgtatataatacTATTTTGGTccaagggttcaattagggtttggaggggttcacAAGACTCAAAGATGGtaaaaaaggtccatctagggttaggagatttgtaactaggtgaattggtagtttggttcttccaactagtcggttgaaAATTAATCCTACTtgtcaagtaggatttctagccgagaaatataattttaaagattttattttactccttaggaaaatatacaagtgcttctataagcatacttgtctttagaaaatgactagattttttggtgcgaaaagatataattttataagtctcaagtCTAATTAtaacggattattagaaataaaaaagtaattttaaaagcaaatccaggtaataaataaaatttaaatttttaacaaaattttcatttaccaaaaatcagggttgttacagaaAATGAAACCGACTTGtttaaaaagaaggaaaaacagcTTTTGTGTGTTTTCACAATTTatggaaattttgaaaatgtttacagaaaacaagaaaactaaaacAACTTACCAAACGTACTTccagtttttgttttgaaaaagatagaaacaaaaaccaaaaactgaaaattaaaaaggttaccaaacacctccttaattaccactaggtccaatttaacaaaaatatatttaccattaatggaagggtcaccctagggttttagggtatgCTAGAGTTTTATGGTACCCTAATgggtaccctaaaatcctaggataccctaggattttagggtaccttaagattttaggataccctagggtttaggtttaggcgctTTCATAGAGCCCTAAGATTTAGGTTTATGCACTTTCATAGaagttttagggtgcactttcctattgtagagttttagcggtttaggcattttcaagGGTACCTTAGTGGTTAGGCATTTTTACAGGGTATCCTGAGATTTAGGTACTTTTATAAGGTACCCTAGGGGTTAGGCACTTTTAGTgtttagggttttagacactttcagtgtttagggttttagacattttcataggattttaATGTTTCGCTAATTAGAGGAGATTTGATGGgaattactttttattttttagacgtAAAGACAAATTGCCCTAAATCGGAAGGggtattaactaataccctcCCCTTTTGCCCAGCCAAGCCAATGCTACAGGGTATTTAAATTTTCTAATCCCCGCGTTTGTTATTACCCCATCCTTCTATCCCATTCAAACAGACCCTTAGAACTATGTGCAGTGGAGGAGGGTGTAGGGACACTGTGATTGTCTCCAATTATAGGGAAATAGATCCTTCCCGATTACGTTCACTTTAGAAGtggacggttcagatcaatCGATTTTCGCGTACTTTTTGGAGTCAATTTGATAATTGAAATTAGTGATAATTCAAAATTCgggaattttgaaaattaagaGGCCCGCAAATCAATTTCTCAATTTATAAAGAAAGTATTCCGAAAAAAACAATTAATAGTtaagaatcactttgatgattgaatTACACAtatcaaaataaatctcaacTAACTCTATGCAAAGAACTTTcagaataaattttcttttacctagcattttccatttctctctcaAATATTCAACCCCCCCCCCGGAATAAGGCTTCTTTAGCTAGCAATGACCCCCGGAATAAGGCTTCTTTAGCTAGCAATTTTCATTTCTCCCTCAAATATTTCTTTGAGCTAACTTTCTGGATAAGTTTTCTTTGAGCTAGATTTAGACgtcaaaataaatctcaaaccAGTTTCTTCCTCTTCCTGGTCTCTCTCTCAAATATTCCTCTCTCCCCTGAATCGTCTGATTCTCATCTTCATCACCACCGGTCCACCACCGACACCCACCCCCGCCACCATCGACGCCCACCCCCACGTCACCGATGCAATCATTGCCGACGTCTACCGCCGGTCTCTCGCCCTCTTACCGTCGCCGCCCATCTCTCGCTGTCTCACCGTCCCGCCTTTCTCTTGCCGTCCCATTTTCGCTGCCGTCTCACCGTCTCCGCCTGACCTCTAGTAAGAAAAGCGCCAACCCAATTTCATGTTAGGGCCTGTGATTCCTTGATTGTTGTCTCTGCATTTTTACTGAAAAATATAAGATTGCTTGTTTCTTTTGCTCTCGATTAGGAGTGAATTCTTTCCTTCTATTTGACACCAATGTTATTCCTATTGAGATGGAAGTTTTCTGAACCCATAATCAAATCCGCCTTTTCCTCGTCAATCCATTGCTCCAAACAACTGGTCACACTAGAAACGAACAACCTGTTGAACCCACCAACTGCCACTTTTCTCTCCTCTGCCCTGCAACACTACATCAACTCAGACAACCCATCCCATGGCCGAAAGATCCATTCCCACATTCTTAAAACTGGGTTTAAACCCAACACCAACATATCCATCAAACTCCTCATTCTCTACATCAAATGTAGATGTCTGGCCTACGCCCGCCAGGTGTTCGATGAAATGCCCCAACCAACTGTTTCTGCTTGTAATTATATGATTTCTGGTTACGTGAAAAAGGGGAAGGTATTTGAATCTCTGAATTTGGTTAGGAGGTTGAGTTTTTCCAATCAAAAGCCCGATGGGTTCACCTTTTCGATGGTTTTGAAGGCTTCTACTTGTGAGAGTTTTTTGTCAGTGGCAAGTAGTATGGGAAAGCAAGTCCATGCCCAGGTGGTGAAATCGGATGTGGAAGTCGATGGTTTTCTTCATACGGGGCTTGTTGATTCATATGTTAAGACTGGGAGAATAGATTATGCAAGAAGAGTTTATGACATGATGTTGGAAAGTAATGTGGTTTGTTCAACATCGATAATTTCGGGATACATGAATCAAGGTTCCGTGGAAGATGCTGAGAAGATATTCAAGAAATTGCGAGAAAAAGACGTGGTGGTTTATAATGCGATGATTGAAGGCTATAGCAAATCAGTGGAAACAGCTAAGAGGGCGATTGAGGTTTATATTGACATGCTACGGTTGGATTTTGAGCCAACGATATCAACTTTTGCAAGCATTATTGGTGCTTGCTCTATATTATCAGCATTTGAAATCGGTCAACAAGTCCAAGTTCAACTTATGAAGACAGAATTCTTCAGTAACATTAAAATGGGAAGCGCGCTTATAGACATGTATGCAAAATGTGGAGGAATTGAGGAAGCAAGAAGAGTTTTTGACTCCATGGCTGAAAGGAATGTGTTCTCTTGGACTTCCATGATCGATGGTTATGGGAAGAACGGACATCCAGAGGAAGCACTAATACTTTTCAGCCAAATGCAAATAGATGAACAAACTCAACCTAATTATGTTACATTCCTTAGTGCTCTTTCGGCTTGTGGACACGCCGGTTTGGTAGAAAAAGGTCAAGATATCTTCAATAGCATGGAGGGAGATTACTCTATGAAACCAAAGATGGAACACTATGCTTGCATGGTTGATCTCTTGGGGCGAGCTGGAAGTTTAAACCAGGCGTGGGAGTTTCTAATAAGAATGCCTGAAAAGCCTAATTCAGATGTGTGGGCGGCTTTGCTTAGTGCTTGTAGATTACATGGTGAAGTCGATATGGCAAACATAGCTGCCAATGAGATATTCAAGTTGAGTAATGAAGGTCGTCCGGGGGCTTATGTTGCTTTGTCTAATACTCTGGCAGCTGCTGGGAAATGGGATAGTGTGAGTGAAGTCAGGGATTTGATGAAGGTGAGGGGTGTTTCCAAAGATACCGGTTTCAGTTGGGTTGGGACTGATAGTGGCTTAGAAGGTTTCCATGTAGGACAAAAGATGTGAGTGAAGAAGTTAGGTAAAGCCTCTTCTTCTATTAATGTTCTATTATACCATTCTTTCTTTGATTTGTTGATTGTCGAAAACAATTAAGTTTTTGAGCTAATGTAATTTTCCAAGGTATAGCAAGACTCTCTGGTCTTGGCTAGGATTAACAGTCTACTTTACTGCATAATTTTCCCATCTGTTCTCCAAAAAGTTGCTGAATATGGTTTATCTTTCCAAAGATCTGATACTTGGATGTTTGTATGAGGAGAGTCACACTTACAGTAGGGATGACCCTGTTGAATAGTCATTTTGAGTCCAATGTGATAAATCTCCCAAAATGTTGAAACAGATCAACATCAATGTTAATTGTTTGTTACTATAAGCTAATTTACATGGAGAATGGTTGTTCCATTGGATGTACTAAAAGGGAAACTATGCAATCGAGGTTGAAGGTCCACATACTTCCCCTTCCACCCGGGGCAAAGGTGCACTTAGAATCTGACAATGGAGTTTGTTACCTAGTGCTCTATTGGACTAGTTTTGCCAACTGACACCCAGACTTAGCATCTGATTCTCCTCCAAACACAAGCACTAACCATCTGTGGATCAAAATTCTCTTAGGCCATCTGGAGTAAATTGATAGATAGCTAACAAGAAGAGTAATGAGCGCCACAAGATGTAGACAAGCAAATGTGTCATTTTTTGTCCCCAGATTTTAGGATATACACTTGTTGAGGTTACTTTTGCTATAAATGCACTACAAGAGTATTATAgattcatataaaaaacatCCTTTCTAAAAGTTGGCCCAGGCGGTGGTCCGCCGCCTCGACTAGGGGTCTAGGCGCTGAATTAGGCGGCAAGATGATTAGTCAGCCGCTATGCAGGATAATTGGGCGGCTAATCGGCTAGGCAGGATTAGGCGGTTAGGCGGGATTAATCGAAGAATTAGGCGGATAGGCGGGATTAATCGTGGGttaaattctttattttgtaaATCTAAGGGGTTAAATATTGTGTTAAGATACTATAAgggttttagtttagttttaatatactccctccgtcccaatttgtttgttcaatttgggGAGGGaacataatcattacacctCTAAATGCTCAATTTTCCAAAAGAGTTACCCTCCAACTTTTGAAAAAGATTACTTTAACTCAAATAATGAGGGGCAAAAAGGGAATTGTCTAGCTTTTGATccattagtctttcaaagtagagaaacattttgggacaagcaaaattcaaaaagtagaCGAACAacttgggacggagagagtaatataTACATCTACACTATACAATATAAATGATCTTTAtctaaacctaaacctaaacctaaaTCGATAATGTATACATCTACACTATACAAGATAAAGTGAATTTATGCGTATGTAGGCTCTGTTTCTTATGAAATTACATGTATGtaggctctatttcctctttttggaTGTGAATTAATGTTTTGTGGTAATTATGTTCTACTTACTCAaaaatgggggaggggggatgagaatatttttaaaaataaacaaaaggaaaaaccgACTAATCTCTAGGCGCCAATTAATCCCCAATTAATTAGCCTGGCTGGCCGGccgactagcgcctagtgaCTTTTATAACATTGAAAAAGAATCAGTAATAAAAATTATCACAAAGATATAAATCAACATTAAAGATGTTCAGTAACAAATGCCTAATGCCTATGGCTGAAGCCAATGAGGGGCCCTTTTTATCATAGTACGAGTGAATGCCCATCCCTAAAGGCACTTCATAGAGATAATTTCTGTAAATCACATCAATCATATTACCTACTATTGTTCTCTATAAAGTTAAAGCCACACAAACAACAGTTTTGAGATTCATAAAAGACCCACATAGAAAACCAAAATGTAAACAATCAACAAACCAATTATAATTCTCTGAATTTACAGTGATAGATGTGAAATCTATGACGTTACTTGTACTGATTGGTTTTACGAAAAAGAGAGACAATGCCGTGTGTAGACCAACGACATGCACCCTTGACTCTACCCATAAGGGGGTACTTCGATATGATATTATGATTGGCATAACTAAACTAAATAAgttagctattgaagtgagggtgcccttaAAGCTGCCCATACTTCCATGATCAAACAAGGTGGTAATTTGCTTCACACCCTCACTAATGTGGGGCTGTCCCGTTGAAGCCAAGGATATACCCTATCTATCTTTGGGTGCTGTGGTCCTGATTCCATTTTACATGCtattgggtagaactcaactcTAAAACTAGCTATTGAGCTGAGGGTGCTCACACTTGTAAACTTCAAATTACCTTTGTACTGTGCAATGTGAGACTTAGTTTTACTGATgcatccattctttttaggtgGACAATTTCAATTCAAGgtgtttgattttaattttgcaGTATTCTTCTACAGATGTGCTTGTTGCAACTAATTTTGACCATTGGGATGCAATAGTAAATTGAGCATGGGGCGATTACACTCATGGTTTGGGGGAACCTACTTATACACACCAAagtatttgataaatctcatgaGTCCAGTTAAGGAGGACAAGCTACAATGGACAAGAACACAACGGTGGAATCATTCCTAAGGTGGTGGAAACTATATTTTCCACAGTGCATGCAACTAGAGATTCCACTGAATTCCTAATCAGAGTATCGTTTACTAAGGTAAGTACACGAACTAATTTTGTTGTGTTTCTGAATTGTGTTTTGTTAATCCCGTAGGATAGGTCATTGACTTTCTTTCAATGAACTGGTGGCATTGCAGATATTTAAGGAAGTGGTATATGCTTTACTGAATCAGAGCCCATGACTCGCAAGAGTTCCTATTCAAATCAGAGAGACTGGGATGGGGGGATAACACTTGTTTGTGTGACGGAGGCAGAGCTCAGAACGAAAGAGGAGATGGCTTCATTTCTTATGCTTGGTGCATTATCTCGTGCTACTGGAAGCACAAATATGAATAGTCAATCAAGGTTTGCAGTTTATAGAATGTACATAATATATTGGTTGGATGCAAATGCAGCTATTCTTTGGTGCTTTTGTTAACATTATTGCAGCATAGGAGTTGTTTTTGTCATGTGCTTTATTTTATCTCTTCAATTCTACTCACGCTTTGCTTATAATTATGTGGCCCTAAATTGAACTCGAGTGCACGACTTAATTTGTTTTATCCCTTTTTTTGGTTAATATTGGTCAAATAATTACTTAAACTACAATATTTGCCATCGTTCTCTATTTTTCTGTTTATGATTTTGTATGAGTTGACACAATTATTCATTGTTATGGATGGATCATACTCTGACAACAAAATGCATACTGAACTGGCTAGTCAATAATATGAGCTGCACAATTAGCGTGTGTTTTTTTGCTTATGATTCAAGTAAGTTTTATTATGTCCTCATTTATACTTGACGAGATAAACTGaatatattttgtttatggCATTAGTACTTAGATTTTAATTGTTTTGCTTTCAATGAAATGGTATTTTTATGTAATCTTGCAGTCATTCACATGCTATATTCACAATATCCATGGAGCAAAAGGATGGTGGAGATGATATCTTGTGTGCAAAACTTCATTTAGTGGATCTTGCTGGTTCTAAAAGAGCGAAGCGAACTCGAGCAGATGGGATGCGTTTCTCCGAAGATAGTAAACTATgataatattattttaatattatctCAATTATCTATTGATAAGTAGTACTATAGTTGTCTTTGGATATTCTTGAGGGCATAGCTAAAAAACTTctccttttttatttactttacgGTGACTATACCCCAGGTGTTGATATCAATAAGGGATTGCTGGCCCTTGGTAATGTGACAAGTGCCTTGGGAAACGAGAAGAAGCGGAAAGGAGGCCATGTTCCATATCGTGATAGCAAGTTAACGCGTCTGTTACAGGTAATTGAAAAAGTTTCCTTTTCATGCCTATAATGTGAAAAAAGTGTTCCACAAATTATTTCCTGTTGAATTTATTGACACTATTACCTGCTCATCGGTATCAACTATTAAACGTAGGAATTAATGCTAACACTTCAGTACTTGTTGCCTTGTTGATGAGAATCTTCAACATTCTAACTCTGAAGTAGGATAAAGGAAAGAAATTTAATGGGAATAATGAAAAATAGGATATCCACACTCgaagcaacaaaaaatattgCTCTAAAAATAGCGGAAATTGAAATGTTCAATATTTGATGTAAAGTGCTTGGCCATGCAGGCTGTAGCATTATACATAAACCATACGAATCATCAAGCCTTAAGTGCTTGTTATTACTCAGCACCTCTGCTGCATACTGCAACAATAGTTGACTTTTAATCTGCTGATGAGCTCCTCTAATTGTTGGAACTTTGCATGGCTCTAGAGTTGTGCACACAAAAGGTGGGCCAAAGATTTGTTTTGATCCTGTGACCAATTAATATGCATACAAATGTGGTTCCCTTGGGCTTTTCTCAGGGCCAATCGATTGATTTTCCTTTGACCAGTGACACTGTATTTTAGCATATATTGATGACAAAAAACACTACCTCATTTGAAATGTTACCAATAATATTGCAATCTTAACAACTTCACTTGAAAAACAGAAGTTTTATTAGGATGAAATCTTTTGTTGAGGATAAGATTTTTGAAGGCATTACTATTACAGGAAGTCGAAAATTTTACGAGAGAAACATTTAGGATCGAGAAACGTACTTTGTTGTCATTCTGACCCGATAGAGTCATACCGTATGAAGTTTCAAGTGGGATCGATGGTTTTTCACTTTGAATAAATTGTTTGCTTTATATTTGTTTGACATGCTTTGGGAATGGATCGTAATGTTTTTAGGTATCATTGAAGCCTTGCGTCTATTATTGTGTCTGCCTAGCAATGGAATTGATGCTGCTTTTATTCATTAACGTTGAAGAAGTTTGTGACTTAATATGGCATGTGATTTTGTAGGATTCGCTTGGAAGAAACAGCAAAACAGTCATGATAGGTATGCTGACCAAACTATAGTCTCTTACAATAATTGGCTAGCATCCTAACTTAAAACACCTTAGACATCTCTGGTTTTGCTTTCTAATTGTTCGGTATCCTCTTTCCTTTACTTTTTTATGAATGTAGCTTGTGTAAGTTCTGCAAACACAAATGCTGAGGAGACCTTAAACACTTTGAAGTTTGCAAATCATGCTCACAACATTCAGAACAAAGCCTTTGTTAGTTTCCGTACCTAAAGCGGATTTACTCTTGGACAAGTTTGGCATGATATACTTTTAGCGACATCTCATTTTATTTCTACTACTAGATCAACCGTGAGGTCCATGACCCAATGATAGCTCAAATGCAAAGAATGCAAAGGCAAATTGAACAACTGCAATCCGAGCTCCTTTTCCTTCGTGGAGACTCCGGTGGGTCTTTTGAGGAGCTTCAGGTATAGCTTGAGTTTTCTTTTCAGAATGTGCTCTGTAGTTTAGTGTTGCAATAACAATATGTCAGTACCCATGTCCTCCCCAATCGATGGGAGTATTGGCGGGAGAGGATTGAGACAGTCAGTACACATGTCCACCCTTTAGTGATGTATggacaaagtggctgctctctaAATGTTTTATCATTGTACTAGTGGCCTCTTATACCTCCAAAATCAAGGAACTCAAGGGACGTTATACTGTGTACCTTGCCCCCAAATTAAAGCCGAATGCATCAGGCCTAGAGACCCGATTCTATTTCTGTGCTCATTACCTAGATTAGAGGGAGCAGTTTTAGTGTTACGTAAatttgtttctctgttttccaGAAGCACAAGATCTTTTTGCTTGAAGCAAGCAATGCAGAGCTAAGAGAGGAGTTTCAAGAAAGCCGAATTGCTTGTGAACATCTTACGCAACGTGCTCCTAATGCTCAGGTGTGGGGGTTCCTTCCTGCTCCCACATCATTTTTAACATGCTTGAAACCTACTATGAGGTAATCATTCTAATTCTGCATTCTCCCCTTCTTGCACCAAAGTTTATTCACATTTAATCGCAGATAAAATGGCAGTATCTTAGTTGCACAAAAGCGGAAGCGGGGGCGGGGGCaggagcgggagcgggagcgagagcgggagatatatatatatattcacaattAGTGGGCTATGCAAGTTAACTTATGAGCTCCCAACTACTACCAAA is a window encoding:
- the LOC131316055 gene encoding pentatricopeptide repeat-containing protein At1g28690, mitochondrial isoform X1, with the translated sequence MLFLLRWKFSEPIIKSAFSSSIHCSKQLVTLETNNLLNPPTATFLSSALQHYINSDNPSHGRKIHSHILKTGFKPNTNISIKLLILYIKCRCLAYARQVFDEMPQPTVSACNYMISGYVKKGKVFESLNLVRRLSFSNQKPDGFTFSMVLKASTCESFLSVASSMGKQVHAQVVKSDVEVDGFLHTGLVDSYVKTGRIDYARRVYDMMLESNVVCSTSIISGYMNQGSVEDAEKIFKKLREKDVVVYNAMIEGYSKSVETAKRAIEVYIDMLRLDFEPTISTFASIIGACSILSAFEIGQQVQVQLMKTEFFSNIKMGSALIDMYAKCGGIEEARRVFDSMAERNVFSWTSMIDGYGKNGHPEEALILFSQMQIDEQTQPNYVTFLSALSACGHAGLVEKGQDIFNSMEGDYSMKPKMEHYACMVDLLGRAGSLNQAWEFLIRMPEKPNSDVWAALLSACRLHGEVDMANIAANEIFKLSNEGRPGAYVALSNTLAAAGKWDSVSEVRDLMKVRGVSKDTGFSWVGTDSGLEGFHVGQKM
- the LOC131316055 gene encoding kinesin-like protein KIN-4C isoform X2, which produces MTRKSSYSNQRDWDGGITLVCVTEAELRTKEEMASFLMLGALSRATGSTNMNSQSSHSHAIFTISMEQKDGGDDILCAKLHLVDLAGSKRAKRTRADGMRFSEDSVDINKGLLALGNVTSALGNEKKRKGGHVPYRDSKLTRLLQDSLGRNSKTVMIACVSSANTNAEETLNTLKFANHAHNIQNKAFINREVHDPMIAQMQRMQRQIEQLQSELLFLRGDSGGSFEELQVLAEELRRDAVELGGLWNVDPSV